Genomic window (Phormidium ambiguum IAM M-71):
AACTGCTTTTGCTATAGAAGATCGAGAACTTGATTTTTGGACTGATCGAGATTATAATGACCTGATTTTTAAGGTGACAGGCGCAACGGGCAAAGCGGTAGGATTAGATGGGGCGATCGATCCTAAAAAAGATTGGCGTACTACTGTTGCAGGTAAGGAATTGCTCGATTACTTGAAAGGAAATTCGCCAGTTAATCCTACGCCAGTTAATCCCACACCAGTTGACCCCACACCTATAGATCCGATAGTTGAAGATCCCACGCCTGAAGATCCAATAGCTGAAGATTCTACGCCACAGATCGATCAAAATCAACCTTTAATTGGTGTAATTGATACGGGATTTAATGGAAATAATCCTGATTTAGATTATCGTCGATTCTTGTTAGGAAGCGATCGCATTTCCCAAGACAACAACCCCTTACTCTCTCCCGTTGAAAAAAGCGAACATGGCACTCATATTTTAGGATTAATTGCTGCTACCCAAGGTAATGAAATTGGGATTGATGGGATTAACGATAAAGCACCAATTTGGTTGGGACGTGCAGTTGGTTCTGGAACTTGGGCTTCTTCACTGATAGAATTTGTCGATGCGGCGAAACAGTCGGGACAGAAAAATGCCGTTGTTAATCTCAGTTTAGATTTAACGCAAATTAACCCAGATGGTAGCGTTACTACAAGATATGAATTAACGCCAAAAGAACGGGAAGCGATCGAATATGCACGGCAAAATCATGTCTTAATTGTCACTGCTGCTGGTAATGATGGCGGCGTGATGTCGGTTTTGGGACAAGCATCCCAGGAGTTTGACAATATTATCACAGTTGGTGCATCGGATGGAATCGATCGGGCCAACTATTCCAGCTATGGTGCGGGTTTAGATATTTTAACTGAAGGTGGTTCGCTCGATAATCCCGTGCTTTCCACAGTTGGGAATAGCGTAGGCAAAATGGCGGGAACTTCCGTTGCAGCTGCTAAGGCGACGGGTGTAGCGTCTTTAGTATGGGCAGTAAATCCAGATTTAAACTATCGCCAGGTAATTGATATTCTCAACTCTACAGCCACCGATTTAAAAACACAGGGGTGGGATAGTGAAACTGGATCGGGTTTGCTCAATTCTGCGGCAGCAGTAGAATTAGCCAAGAAAACAGTAGGTCAAGTTTATACACCTGAACCTTGGGTAGCACCCTTCACTTGGGATGGAGAAGGTAAAGTAACGCCAACTGAACGTGCAACGGAAGGTGGAATTTCCATTGCTACCGCTACTCAAGTAACACCTTTCTTTTCCGATAACGATAAAGTTGACTTGACGACTCCTGAAAAATATTACCAATTTACAGTCAATCAACCTGGTTATGTACGCTGGACACTTACTCGCACTAATGGTAGTAACGAGTTTCCTGGTGCAACTTTAGTGAAAGCAGATAGTACTCCCGGAAGCTTTAAATTTGTACCAGGTGGGGCTATGCTTAGTGGTTCTGTTGATGGTCAAACTACGCCTATCTCAATAACAAATGGCGTATTTGTTGACCCTGGAACCTATTATTTGAGACTTCGGAATGGAATAACCAACACGGTTAAAAATTACAATCTTTCCAATCAGTTTATCCCCGATTCAGTCAACGCATTTCAGACACCTGTCAACTACTCAACTACACCTTATTTTGACTTTTCCCCAGATATCCAAACTAAAGCATTCAATGGGTCTTCTGCTACTGGGTTGAATGTATCCGGTCAAGTTGAATTTAAATTTGGAGATTTGAGCAAGCGGACTGCCAAATATGGGTTAGAAGTGAAAGAAACGGGAAAACTGAATTTCAATGTACTTTCTCCCAATGGCATGGTTGAAGTTAGAGTTGAGAAATTTATTGGGAATGAAGATAAAACAGAAAATTTAGCTTATTACGAGTTCGCCGCTAACGCAAACTACTCGAATGAAATCACTCTGAATAAAGGACGGTATCAAATTGAGATAAAAGCGAATGGCGATGAAGTTATTCCAGGTCAAATTTTACAACTACCTTACACTCTCACCGGGGTATTTTCGCGCCTTGCACCCAAAGTTGGAGAAGGAAATGTTCCTATTGGTGCGGGTAATTTCATCAAGACGGTGACGAGTAATGGAGTGGATACACATTACTACACCAATGGACATTTGAGCGTTCAACCGAAAGGAACCTCGACTTGGTACACATCTGGTACGGGCGATACAATTCCGCTCCTTGGTGGTACTATTACTCCGATCGAAGATACAGTTAAAAAGTATTCGTTTGAGTATTACTACGGCAACGGAACTTTTCTAAATGGGCAATATGCCGGGGGCGGAGATTATTACAAGGGCTACTTCTACGCTAACGATGGGTTTTACTTCAAAGACCAGAGAATCGCGCAAACAACCTTCAATTCTAGCGGTAACAAAGGGTTCTACAAAATAACCGATGCTTCTCTATCTGGTAGCAGTTCAGATGTTGGGGATGTTTACATCACTTCTTACAGTGACAACGATACTAGCAAAGGAGTTTTCAAGACTCTCAACTTTGATGAAGCTTTGAGTAATCAAGGATTAGGCACCGAATACGGCTATATTGGCAGTAAATTTTTCGACAAAGACACCGAACTAGATTTGAGTGACCCTGATGGGAATACTTCGATGTCTACGTCTGAATATTTACAATTGAATCAAGCGACTTCAGGGAAATCGATCGGTGGTGGATTCGATCGCGCAGATTATTACCGTTTCAGTCTGAATCAAATTAACGATGTTTCCATTCTGTTGAGCGGACTGACTGCAAGTAGTGGTTTCTCGGTCATTCAAGACCTGAACAATAACGGACAATTCGAGCCAAATGAAAGCTTAGGTGTTTCCAGCGGAACTGCAACAACTCAATGGATAAGAACCACGTTTGCTGCTGGTAATTACTACGTTCGTGTTTTCCCCGATAATCCGAATGATTTGAATGGAAAGACCAATTACAATCTAAAGGTTTCTGCAACTCCCGAACTTCCTGGAAATACCTTTGGGCAAGCTTATAATGTTGGCCTTTTGAATAATTACTATGGCAACCCAAAAAGCTTTACAGGCGCTTTGAGGACTAATCACGATACTGAGGATTACTATCGGTTCCAATTAGACAGACGCAGCAATGTTTCTTTGACGCTAGATGGTTTGATTACGACTCGATTAGGAAGTGCGATGGTAGAGGGAGCAACCCCAAATACGCTTCTTCAACTAATTCGTGACACCAACAACAACGGTCAAATTGATGCAGGTGAGATGCGGGGAAGCGTATTCGCTAATCCTACTCAAACAGGGTCAATAAATAAGAGCTTGGAAGCTGGTAATTATTTTGTGCGAGTTACTCCAGAAGGTTCTAACCCTGTTAATACTGCATACGCTATAACGATGTCTGCCCAATCTCGTACAATTCCTACAACTCGCTGGAATGCTAGATTTATTAACCGCAATCCTGATAATGTAGCAGATTTCAACAGCTATGATTTCAGCAATCCAACGGCTGTTTTGGATCTGGGTTCGCAAAGCAGTGGAGATGGCAAAATTCGCTTGTACAAAGACTTTGGTTTGAATAGTCCCGCTTTCAACGTGCAAAGCGATAATTTTGCGATGGAAGCAAGCACTATTACACGCCTAGAGGCTGGTAAACTCTACAAAGTTACAACAAAATCAGATGATGGAACTCAGTTTTTCCTAACAAAAGTTGGGTCGGCTACAACTAGAAAAAATCTAGAACAGTTAGGTGGTTGGAGTAATGGAGATTGGCGCGATCGCGGTGCTGATAAACCTGCTAAGACAATTTACTTAAAAGTGCCTGAATCTGGTGACTATGTTTTTGACGTTCAATATTACGAAAAGGGCATCGGTTCCAAAATTGATGTCACTTTAGAAGAAAATAAGTCCTTTGTAGAGAACACGAATGGCTCCGAGTGGTACGCTGGATTCTACTGGTGGGATAAAAATCAAAGTGAACCGCCATTGAAATTATATGAGAATCCTGAGAATGAAATTGGGATAGTAAATCTTGGTTCCAACGTTCGTGATGATGGCAAGAATGGTATTAAATTTGATTGGCGTGATGGTATTCCCAAGAACGATTCCCGCTTGCCAGGTGATTTATTTGCGATTCGTGCCTACACTCAAGCTGACTTTGAAGCTGGCAAAGAATATCGGGCATTCGTCAAGGGTGATGACGGATTCCAACTGTTTGCGAAAAAAGCTTACACTGACAAATGGTACTACTTCACAGACGAAAATAAGTGGGAACAGAATTACGGCGATCTGAAAGAAGTCAGGTTTAAAGTTCCCGAAACTGGCTTGTACGATTTGCATTTCCAATTCTATGAAAAGTATGGGGATACTAACTTCGACTTTTATTGGGAAGAGGTTCCACCTCCACAAAAACCAGATATCAAGATTGAATTAGTAGATCATTACAATCAATTTAGTCCTTCACAATGGGCAAAAATTCAACAAGCTGCCGCTAACTGGGAAAGAATTATTACAAAAGACAAAGACTCCAGTGGCATTTTGAGGATTTCAGTCAATAAAGGTCAAACTGATAATCCGGTATGGCTTGCTGATACCATAGAGGATAATGCTGTTAATTATCGGACTAATTTTAGCGATCCAAGCGTCGATCTAGATGGAGTCGATTATCACAACAATATTCGATTCAATTCCAATCGCCTCTCTTATACCGAGAATAATAATCTTTTTGTTCGAGTGGCAATGCACGAAATTGGTAATGCGTTAGGGCTTCCTGATGATAATAGTAGTCTGAACCTAATGAATCATGACAAGCTCAATCCTTTAATCACTGAAACAATGTACAAGAGGTTAGAGGAGCTTGGTTATAGTGTCGATCGCAATGCTTTTGTAGATTGGAATGAAAGTAACAATCCCGGCGGTGGTAATCCTGGTGGTGGCAATCCCGGTGGTGGTTCAAATCAACCAACTATCAGCATTCCGGTCAATTTCAACTCCCCTGTATATACTACCGATAATAAGTTTTGGCTAGCTGGTTATGGAGGCCCCAACTGTACGTGGTATGCAAACGGTCGCCTGAAGGAACTAGGCTACCAAGCAAGCGTTTTAGATGGAATGTTGGGTAATGCCTACCAGTGGGATAATCTGGCTCCAGGGGCGGGTGCTACTGTTTCAAATCAAGCTCAAGTTGGTGCAATTACGGTATGGGAACCTTATCACGGTGGAGCAGGAAACCTTGGTCATGTGGCAGTAGTTGAGCAAGTCAACTCAGATGGCTCGATTCTAATTTCAGAATCGAACTGGCTTGGCCAAATGTACCATACTCGCACTATTTATCCTAATAGCGCTCAATGGCCCGATCATTTCATCGTGGTTCCTAAAGTAGGCGGCACTACTAATCCTGGTAGTGGCAATCCCGGTGGCGGTAATTCCGGCGGCGGTAATCCTGGTAATGGAAATCCCGGTGGTGGGAATCCCGACGTTGGCAATCCCGGTGGTGGCAATCCTGGTCATGGTAATCCTGCACCAACACCTAAAGATGAATTTTTCTCGATTGGAACATTAGGAGAACTTTGGGATGCTGGCAATAGAGTAAGTTCAACTAATCGCAATGACTACTACTCTTTCAACATTGATAAGCGAAGCAATTTGCGGGCTGATTTCAACGCTATTGACACTCATGCACGCCTATCTATACTTGGAGTTCCCAAACAAATAGATACATCTTCGGGGTCTGCTAGTTGGATTTTAGAACCTGGGAACTACCAAATCAAAATTGAAGATACCAGTGGAGACACCGATTATAATTTCAGCTTGCATCGTGTTAATTTAGTGGAAAATGTTACGGAAAAAGGGCTGACAAAAGGATCGAAATGGAATTTGTTAACTCAAAGATTTGATTCTTTTGATAACGATCTTCCAGATCGTTCTGGAAAAGTAAATCTTTACCACTATAACAGCAGTGGCCGAACCAGCGATCCCGATCAAGGTATTGAACCTGGAAAAGACACAATTGTAGTCATTCATGGTCGTGGTGACAGTAGTGCAGGAACCAACATAAAAAATTTACTAACTACAGCAGCTAGTAAATATGGGAGTCAATATCAAATCTTGGCTCTTGATTGGCAAGAACTAGCTACCGATAATGGGCAGCCACCGTTCA
Coding sequences:
- a CDS encoding S8 family serine peptidase, which produces MSNFEIGNLIGSQNYSDFVDSNDPNDIYNFSVGKTGAFSLSLNGLTANADVQLLNKNGNILYTSKANGKNPEAINVNDLVAGDYTVRVFQVSGKTNYNLSLTYSETNSSTDPITGLGIKSGYFTVGQSGEVTFDFVNDDSTYQSELAIFSLSGMDKFVPGSPEFIKEAARRALSNSVLGYTVISDPTEGAKYNVSSDKKNYNDGQYLGLKKFAMNPGDTFGLMLVPDGKVQEVFNKPHIVGKKRALFSLEIAQPTKKFHQAAIADVDGTGTAFAIEDRELDFWTDRDYNDLIFKVTGATGKAVGLDGAIDPKKDWRTTVAGKELLDYLKGNSPVNPTPVNPTPVDPTPIDPIVEDPTPEDPIAEDSTPQIDQNQPLIGVIDTGFNGNNPDLDYRRFLLGSDRISQDNNPLLSPVEKSEHGTHILGLIAATQGNEIGIDGINDKAPIWLGRAVGSGTWASSLIEFVDAAKQSGQKNAVVNLSLDLTQINPDGSVTTRYELTPKEREAIEYARQNHVLIVTAAGNDGGVMSVLGQASQEFDNIITVGASDGIDRANYSSYGAGLDILTEGGSLDNPVLSTVGNSVGKMAGTSVAAAKATGVASLVWAVNPDLNYRQVIDILNSTATDLKTQGWDSETGSGLLNSAAAVELAKKTVGQVYTPEPWVAPFTWDGEGKVTPTERATEGGISIATATQVTPFFSDNDKVDLTTPEKYYQFTVNQPGYVRWTLTRTNGSNEFPGATLVKADSTPGSFKFVPGGAMLSGSVDGQTTPISITNGVFVDPGTYYLRLRNGITNTVKNYNLSNQFIPDSVNAFQTPVNYSTTPYFDFSPDIQTKAFNGSSATGLNVSGQVEFKFGDLSKRTAKYGLEVKETGKLNFNVLSPNGMVEVRVEKFIGNEDKTENLAYYEFAANANYSNEITLNKGRYQIEIKANGDEVIPGQILQLPYTLTGVFSRLAPKVGEGNVPIGAGNFIKTVTSNGVDTHYYTNGHLSVQPKGTSTWYTSGTGDTIPLLGGTITPIEDTVKKYSFEYYYGNGTFLNGQYAGGGDYYKGYFYANDGFYFKDQRIAQTTFNSSGNKGFYKITDASLSGSSSDVGDVYITSYSDNDTSKGVFKTLNFDEALSNQGLGTEYGYIGSKFFDKDTELDLSDPDGNTSMSTSEYLQLNQATSGKSIGGGFDRADYYRFSLNQINDVSILLSGLTASSGFSVIQDLNNNGQFEPNESLGVSSGTATTQWIRTTFAAGNYYVRVFPDNPNDLNGKTNYNLKVSATPELPGNTFGQAYNVGLLNNYYGNPKSFTGALRTNHDTEDYYRFQLDRRSNVSLTLDGLITTRLGSAMVEGATPNTLLQLIRDTNNNGQIDAGEMRGSVFANPTQTGSINKSLEAGNYFVRVTPEGSNPVNTAYAITMSAQSRTIPTTRWNARFINRNPDNVADFNSYDFSNPTAVLDLGSQSSGDGKIRLYKDFGLNSPAFNVQSDNFAMEASTITRLEAGKLYKVTTKSDDGTQFFLTKVGSATTRKNLEQLGGWSNGDWRDRGADKPAKTIYLKVPESGDYVFDVQYYEKGIGSKIDVTLEENKSFVENTNGSEWYAGFYWWDKNQSEPPLKLYENPENEIGIVNLGSNVRDDGKNGIKFDWRDGIPKNDSRLPGDLFAIRAYTQADFEAGKEYRAFVKGDDGFQLFAKKAYTDKWYYFTDENKWEQNYGDLKEVRFKVPETGLYDLHFQFYEKYGDTNFDFYWEEVPPPQKPDIKIELVDHYNQFSPSQWAKIQQAAANWERIITKDKDSSGILRISVNKGQTDNPVWLADTIEDNAVNYRTNFSDPSVDLDGVDYHNNIRFNSNRLSYTENNNLFVRVAMHEIGNALGLPDDNSSLNLMNHDKLNPLITETMYKRLEELGYSVDRNAFVDWNESNNPGGGNPGGGNPGGGSNQPTISIPVNFNSPVYTTDNKFWLAGYGGPNCTWYANGRLKELGYQASVLDGMLGNAYQWDNLAPGAGATVSNQAQVGAITVWEPYHGGAGNLGHVAVVEQVNSDGSILISESNWLGQMYHTRTIYPNSAQWPDHFIVVPKVGGTTNPGSGNPGGGNSGGGNPGNGNPGGGNPDVGNPGGGNPGHGNPAPTPKDEFFSIGTLGELWDAGNRVSSTNRNDYYSFNIDKRSNLRADFNAIDTHARLSILGVPKQIDTSSGSASWILEPGNYQIKIEDTSGDTDYNFSLHRVNLVENVTEKGLTKGSKWNLLTQRFDSFDNDLPDRSGKVNLYHYNSSGRTSDPDQGIEPGKDTIVVIHGRGDSSAGTNIKNLLTTAASKYGSQYQILALDWQELATDNGQPPFTAARAITPVAEWAVNTLKKLGIAADKISLFGHSLGSYVSSEIGRLFGKVENLVAIDPAFPGHSYDIDGNTWDVDNTGDERRITEFKYTANHSLAFVVRDGGIDGIAGDGHTADKADNSLVISYDNWPWPNLSDAISPHNRAVDVVADALSKGYLKLENNVALPSDLLKDKYGDDGRHIQWTGTHEGRVTATRDGKIKELAYINGYSWWEGDRETKT